A window of Ruminococcus champanellensis 18P13 = JCM 17042 contains these coding sequences:
- a CDS encoding ABC transporter ATP-binding protein — MKEQSPIGRIWELGAQEHGRLITAVALAVIGVACGMVPYFAAAKIIVLLLAGEQAFTAYLPWLLTALAGFLIRTLLYNSALSLSHKATFSILKTIRQKLLAKLPHLPLGTVMDASSGKWKEIIVDQVDSMETTLAHLFPEMTANIVAPVLILIALFLLDWRLALLSLAVFPIAFLFMMMVMGNYAKDYAGAVKATSEMSSTMIEYINGIQVIKAFNQGKQSYTRLTDKVRANAQYYYDWMRRSQLGMSMAYAFFPAQMLTILPFGWLFYTHGSLSAETFVTVIILALGMAAPIVAAFNFVDTLAQVGTTVGQVDEILKAEEQAHGTQSVSFDDHRIEVQNVSFGYHNDQEILHQVNLSIPQNSMTALVGPSGSGKSTLAMLVAGFWDVKTGRITMGGHDLTEIPLEELYDQIAYVSQDNYLFDDTVRENIRMGRRDATDAEVEAAAHAAGCDSFISELEHGYETNVGGGGAHLSGGERQRIAIARAMLKNAPIVILDEATAYIDPENEAVIQQAVAKLVAHKTVIVIAHRLSTITDADNIVVVHDGRIEAQGTHEALLEDCALYHEMWQAHMGAKDGDAA, encoded by the coding sequence ATGAAAGAGCAAAGCCCGATAGGGCGGATCTGGGAGCTTGGTGCGCAGGAACACGGCAGGCTCATCACAGCGGTGGCACTTGCCGTAATCGGTGTCGCCTGCGGCATGGTACCCTATTTCGCTGCCGCCAAAATCATCGTTCTGCTGCTGGCAGGGGAACAGGCATTTACCGCCTATCTGCCCTGGCTGCTGACGGCGCTGGCGGGATTTCTGATCCGCACCCTGCTGTACAACAGTGCCCTGTCCCTCTCCCACAAGGCGACCTTCAGCATTCTCAAAACCATCCGTCAGAAGCTGCTGGCAAAGCTGCCCCACCTGCCCCTTGGCACGGTGATGGACGCTTCCAGCGGCAAATGGAAAGAGATCATCGTGGATCAGGTGGACAGCATGGAAACCACACTGGCACATCTGTTTCCGGAAATGACCGCAAACATTGTGGCGCCGGTGCTGATTCTGATCGCACTGTTTCTTCTGGACTGGCGGCTGGCGCTGTTGTCACTGGCAGTGTTCCCCATCGCATTTCTCTTTATGATGATGGTCATGGGCAACTATGCAAAGGACTATGCAGGTGCGGTCAAGGCCACCTCTGAAATGAGCAGCACTATGATCGAGTACATCAACGGTATCCAGGTTATCAAGGCATTTAACCAGGGGAAACAATCCTACACCCGTCTGACGGATAAAGTGCGTGCCAATGCCCAGTATTATTATGACTGGATGCGCCGCAGTCAGTTGGGCATGTCTATGGCATATGCCTTCTTTCCGGCGCAGATGCTCACCATTCTCCCCTTCGGCTGGCTGTTTTACACACATGGCTCCCTTTCAGCAGAAACCTTTGTGACCGTCATCATTCTGGCGCTTGGTATGGCAGCCCCCATTGTAGCGGCCTTCAACTTTGTGGATACGCTGGCGCAGGTGGGCACCACAGTGGGACAGGTAGACGAGATCCTGAAGGCGGAGGAACAGGCACATGGTACGCAGTCCGTTTCCTTTGACGATCACCGGATTGAAGTGCAGAACGTTTCCTTTGGCTATCACAACGACCAGGAAATTCTGCACCAAGTGAATCTTTCCATTCCGCAAAATAGTATGACTGCGTTGGTGGGGCCATCCGGCTCCGGCAAATCCACCCTTGCAATGCTTGTGGCAGGCTTCTGGGATGTAAAAACCGGCAGGATCACTATGGGGGGACACGACCTGACGGAGATCCCTCTGGAGGAGCTTTACGATCAGATTGCTTATGTGTCCCAGGACAATTATCTGTTTGATGACACAGTACGGGAAAACATCCGCATGGGGCGTCGGGACGCTACAGATGCTGAGGTGGAAGCGGCAGCCCATGCAGCCGGCTGCGACAGCTTCATCAGCGAACTGGAGCACGGCTATGAAACCAATGTTGGCGGAGGCGGCGCACATCTTTCCGGCGGGGAACGGCAGCGGATCGCCATTGCCCGTGCCATGCTGAAAAACGCACCCATCGTTATCCTGGACGAGGCTACCGCCTATATCGATCCGGAAAATGAAGCGGTGATCCAGCAAGCAGTGGCAAAACTGGTGGCGCATAAGACTGTCATCGTGATCGCACACCGGCTGTCTACCATTACGGATGCGGACAATATTGTCGTGGTGCATGACGGACGCATTGAGGCGCAGGGAACCCATGAAGCACTTCTGGAGGACTGTGCGCTCTATCACGAGATGTGGCAGGCACATATGGGAGCAAAGGATGGTGACGCAGCATGA
- a CDS encoding ABC transporter ATP-binding protein produces MIEAFRKIWHFAGDETKHVNQSVVVEFLNALLQMFRVAAIYFVVLALTDGTQSSKPAWLALGCELTAIFGGAVTASISKMLQTHAGYFMAAERRISIADRLKSVPMGFFNENSLGQLSGICTTVVGSIEGMVPMVLVNILGGLITTTVFTVLLLIFDWRIGLIALAGILLYLWVVSAMEQKSAAIADNTQRSQTALIAAVLETVQGMSVIKSFNLTGKGDQKLQDALEYNRRSNLEVEQVLTPYTALQEAILQIAGVGMMLAAILLWINGTMTIANALMTLVMSFLVFNQIKAFGMGVSMLRLTAAAIDRTVETEQMPRMDENGKAIQPKTHEIVFDHVNFSYGQKPILHNITMALPDKTTTAVIGPSGSGKTTFCNLIARFWDTDSGSIRIGGYSVKDYTLESLMNQISVVFQNVYLFADTIENNIKFGSPDATHEQVVAAAKAACCDEFIQTLPEGYNTMIGEGGASLSGGEKQRISIARAMLKNAPIVILDEATANVDPENEERLQKAIEALTRDKTIIMIAHRLKTVRHADQILVIDHGRIVQQGKHAQLISQPGIYADFVGGKKQSTSWKL; encoded by the coding sequence ATGATCGAAGCATTCCGAAAGATCTGGCACTTTGCCGGAGATGAGACCAAACATGTAAATCAATCTGTTGTAGTGGAATTTTTGAACGCCCTGCTGCAAATGTTCCGGGTGGCAGCCATCTATTTTGTCGTGCTGGCATTGACCGACGGTACCCAGAGCAGCAAGCCTGCATGGCTGGCGCTGGGCTGTGAGCTGACAGCGATCTTCGGTGGTGCCGTAACCGCAAGCATTTCCAAAATGCTGCAAACACACGCCGGGTATTTCATGGCAGCGGAGCGACGCATTTCCATTGCGGATCGTTTAAAGAGTGTGCCCATGGGCTTCTTCAATGAAAACAGTCTGGGGCAGCTCTCCGGCATCTGCACCACTGTAGTCGGCAGCATTGAGGGCATGGTACCCATGGTGCTGGTAAATATTCTCGGTGGATTGATTACCACCACCGTATTTACCGTGCTGCTCCTGATTTTTGACTGGCGCATCGGACTGATCGCTCTGGCAGGAATCCTGCTGTACCTGTGGGTCGTATCTGCTATGGAACAAAAATCTGCCGCAATCGCAGACAATACCCAAAGATCCCAGACAGCACTGATCGCAGCGGTACTGGAGACGGTACAGGGCATGAGTGTGATCAAGTCCTTCAACCTTACCGGCAAGGGCGACCAGAAGCTGCAGGATGCACTGGAATACAACCGCAGAAGCAATCTGGAAGTAGAACAGGTACTTACGCCCTACACCGCCCTGCAGGAGGCAATCCTACAGATTGCGGGCGTTGGGATGATGCTGGCAGCCATTCTGCTCTGGATCAACGGCACCATGACCATAGCCAATGCGCTGATGACGCTGGTCATGTCCTTCCTGGTGTTCAACCAGATCAAAGCCTTTGGCATGGGCGTGTCCATGCTGCGGCTTACGGCGGCTGCCATCGACCGCACAGTGGAAACTGAGCAAATGCCCCGTATGGACGAAAACGGAAAAGCCATCCAACCGAAAACACACGAGATTGTGTTCGATCATGTGAACTTTTCCTATGGGCAAAAGCCGATCCTGCACAATATCACCATGGCCCTGCCGGATAAGACCACAACGGCAGTCATCGGTCCCTCCGGCAGCGGAAAAACCACCTTCTGCAATCTGATCGCCCGGTTCTGGGATACGGACAGCGGCAGTATCCGAATCGGCGGCTATTCCGTAAAGGATTACACGCTGGAATCCCTGATGAATCAGATCAGTGTGGTGTTCCAGAATGTATACCTGTTTGCGGACACCATCGAAAACAACATCAAATTCGGCAGTCCCGATGCAACCCACGAACAGGTGGTGGCAGCGGCGAAAGCGGCATGCTGCGATGAATTTATCCAGACGCTGCCGGAGGGCTACAACACCATGATCGGCGAAGGGGGCGCCAGTCTTTCCGGCGGGGAAAAGCAGCGGATCTCCATTGCCCGTGCCATGCTGAAAAATGCACCCATCGTCATCTTGGACGAAGCCACAGCCAATGTGGACCCGGAAAACGAGGAGCGACTGCAAAAGGCAATCGAGGCACTGACCCGTGATAAGACGATCATAATGATCGCACATCGGCTGAAAACCGTCCGCCATGCAGACCAGATCCTGGTCATTGACCACGGCCGTATCGTGCAGCAGGGCAAGCATGCGCAGCTGATTTCCCAGCCCGGCATCTATGCGGACTTTGTGGGAGGCAAAAAGCAATCCACCAGTTGGAAGCTGTAA
- a CDS encoding TVP38/TMEM64 family protein encodes MSKLSKEAKKRLLIVAAYIITTIAITLLLLPWIRQLSTNDGRIVMKQRVESYGAFAPVIYILLHVFHVIIAFVPGEPIELLGGVLFGTIPGTLYGLLGVIIGTAIVFLLVRKFGRPLVGYFVPEEKIKNHRLLQDENKLEWAVFLLFFIPGTPKDLLTYLVPLTRINPTRYLLIATLARIPSILSSAYIGSSFGQGKYLVSLVAFGITGGIGLIGMLINKHIERKK; translated from the coding sequence ATGAGTAAATTATCGAAAGAAGCGAAAAAACGGCTGCTGATCGTAGCCGCATACATCATTACCACCATCGCCATCACGCTCCTGCTCTTACCCTGGATCCGACAGCTTTCCACCAATGACGGCAGGATCGTCATGAAGCAGCGGGTGGAGTCCTACGGAGCCTTTGCCCCGGTGATCTACATTCTGCTGCATGTGTTTCATGTGATCATTGCCTTTGTGCCTGGCGAGCCAATTGAACTGCTGGGGGGCGTGCTGTTCGGTACCATCCCCGGCACCCTGTACGGTCTGCTGGGTGTCATCATCGGCACTGCCATAGTGTTCCTGCTGGTGCGGAAATTCGGCAGACCTCTGGTGGGATACTTTGTGCCGGAGGAGAAGATCAAAAACCATCGGCTGCTCCAGGACGAAAACAAGCTGGAATGGGCGGTATTCCTTCTGTTCTTTATTCCGGGAACCCCGAAGGATCTGCTCACCTACCTGGTGCCCCTGACCCGGATCAATCCCACCCGGTATCTGCTGATCGCCACGCTTGCCCGGATCCCCTCCATTCTGTCCTCCGCCTATATCGGCAGTTCCTTCGGGCAGGGCAAATATCTGGTGAGTCTGGTAGCATTTGGCATCACTGGCGGCATCGGACTGATCGGTATGCTTATCAACAAGCATATTGAACGCAAAAAATAG
- a CDS encoding N-acetylmuramoyl-L-alanine amidase family protein: MAKRRRVRWDRILVTGLILFALIFMLYSCFSKDESGTDEPQNTTATQAETTQPVKKFTVTLDAGHGGNDVGCHNGDETRLEKDDNLAITLAVQKELQKFPNVEILMTRSDDTFISLENRCKVANEGHSDLFISFHRNSATEGNGVEIWINENSETGDALLASNILAALERVGVTKNRGTKEGYRDADGKNYYVNRHTDMPSCLTELGFLSNEEDNTYFDTKQTEYAKEIAQAIIDTGKQLNLYKGETAPAQSEPASTEATT, encoded by the coding sequence ATGGCAAAACGACGTCGCGTCAGATGGGATCGTATCCTCGTTACCGGGCTGATCCTGTTTGCATTGATTTTCATGCTCTATTCCTGTTTCAGCAAGGATGAAAGCGGAACCGACGAACCACAGAATACCACTGCGACACAAGCGGAAACCACCCAGCCGGTAAAAAAATTTACCGTCACCCTGGACGCCGGACACGGCGGCAATGACGTAGGCTGTCACAACGGAGATGAAACCCGCCTGGAAAAGGATGATAATCTGGCAATCACTCTGGCAGTCCAGAAGGAATTGCAGAAATTCCCCAACGTAGAGATTCTGATGACCCGTTCGGACGACACATTTATTTCCCTGGAAAATCGCTGCAAGGTGGCAAACGAAGGGCACTCGGATCTGTTCATCTCCTTCCATCGGAACAGTGCCACAGAAGGCAACGGCGTGGAGATCTGGATCAACGAAAACTCCGAAACGGGAGACGCTCTGCTGGCAAGCAATATTCTGGCTGCGCTGGAGCGGGTGGGTGTCACCAAAAACCGGGGCACCAAGGAAGGCTATCGGGATGCGGACGGCAAGAATTACTATGTCAACCGGCACACCGACATGCCCAGCTGTCTGACGGAGCTTGGTTTTCTGTCCAACGAGGAGGATAACACCTACTTTGATACCAAGCAGACGGAATATGCCAAGGAAATTGCACAAGCCATCATCGACACCGGCAAGCAGCTGAATCTTTATAAAGGAGAAACAGCGCCTGCCCAGTCTGAACCGGCAAGCACAGAAGCCACTACATAA
- a CDS encoding elongation factor G, whose translation MKQSDATKIRNITLAGHLGSGKTALAEALLYKAGATDRLGKCADGNTVSDYDPEEIKRQISINTTLSSFSSGENRINLLDTPGLFDFAGGMLEGIQAADTVMLTVSAKSGVKVGTRKAYDAAAKLGRSKMFVITKIDDPNANFYNTLTQLKTVFGPTVCPVVVPVIQNSQIISYVNLIEMKAYKYDDKGNAVETDMPTPEVSEKMEYRLEGLISAISEAVAETDEALMEKFFEGEAFTQKELIDGIHNGMNKGIITPVVCVSSTTLAGIDMLLKEIDLLLPAPQEVDAPIGVDQKEDPIAVACDPAAPLVAYVFRTVADPFVGKMSFIRVYAGKLSADANVLNATTGATEKIGKLYVLLGKKQEEVASAAAGDIVVAAKISAGTSDTLCAPERVLRFAPIQYPKPCYSLCVKAKSQGDETKISAGIARLLEEDQTLSYQQDAFTKEQILSGLGSMHLEVTAAKLKNKFGVDVQLEVPRIAYRETIRKKVKVEGKHKKQSGGHGQYGHVWIEFEPCMGDDLVFEERVFGGAVPRNFFPAVEKGLQECVRKGVLAGCPVVGLKAILVDGSYHPVDSSEMAFKMAASIAYKEGLPQADPVMLEPIGSLNVTVPDENTGDVMGELNKRRGRVLGMEPVAPGMTLIQAEVPMREMQDFALYLRQSTRGMGEFSFTFLRYEQLPANLLSTVIASVNQQNG comes from the coding sequence ATGAAACAGTCAGACGCAACAAAAATCAGAAACATTACACTGGCGGGTCATCTGGGATCCGGCAAAACCGCCCTGGCGGAAGCGCTGCTGTATAAGGCAGGGGCTACGGATCGGCTGGGAAAGTGTGCAGATGGAAATACAGTCAGCGACTATGATCCGGAGGAAATCAAACGGCAGATCTCCATCAATACCACTTTGTCGTCTTTTTCCAGCGGTGAAAACCGGATCAATCTGCTGGATACACCGGGCTTATTCGACTTTGCCGGCGGTATGCTGGAGGGCATCCAGGCTGCGGATACGGTAATGCTGACCGTTTCTGCAAAATCCGGCGTCAAGGTGGGCACCCGCAAGGCCTATGATGCCGCTGCAAAGCTGGGGCGCTCCAAGATGTTCGTCATCACCAAGATCGATGATCCCAACGCCAATTTCTACAATACCCTGACACAGCTGAAAACCGTATTCGGTCCCACTGTGTGCCCGGTTGTGGTTCCAGTGATCCAGAACAGCCAGATCATTTCCTATGTGAATCTGATTGAAATGAAGGCGTACAAATACGACGACAAGGGCAATGCCGTAGAAACGGATATGCCCACGCCGGAGGTTTCTGAAAAGATGGAATACCGGCTGGAAGGTCTGATCTCCGCCATCAGTGAGGCGGTGGCGGAAACCGATGAGGCACTGATGGAAAAGTTCTTTGAAGGGGAAGCCTTTACCCAGAAGGAATTGATCGATGGCATCCACAATGGTATGAACAAGGGCATTATTACCCCTGTGGTCTGCGTATCCTCCACCACCCTTGCAGGCATTGATATGCTGCTCAAGGAGATTGATTTGCTGTTGCCGGCTCCGCAGGAGGTGGATGCGCCCATTGGAGTGGATCAGAAAGAGGATCCCATTGCGGTTGCCTGTGACCCTGCGGCGCCTCTGGTAGCCTATGTGTTCCGGACGGTTGCGGATCCTTTCGTAGGGAAGATGAGCTTTATCCGGGTGTATGCAGGCAAGCTGTCAGCGGATGCGAATGTGCTGAATGCAACAACCGGCGCAACGGAAAAGATCGGAAAGCTGTACGTCCTGCTTGGCAAGAAGCAGGAGGAGGTTGCTTCTGCGGCGGCAGGGGACATTGTAGTGGCTGCGAAGATCTCTGCGGGTACGTCGGATACTCTGTGCGCTCCGGAGCGTGTGCTGCGGTTTGCTCCCATACAGTATCCCAAGCCCTGCTACTCCCTGTGCGTCAAGGCGAAATCCCAGGGGGATGAAACCAAGATCTCCGCAGGCATCGCCCGGCTGCTGGAGGAGGATCAGACCCTGTCCTATCAGCAGGATGCCTTCACGAAGGAACAGATCCTCAGCGGTCTTGGCTCCATGCATCTGGAGGTGACGGCTGCCAAACTCAAAAATAAATTTGGCGTAGATGTACAGCTGGAAGTGCCCCGCATTGCATACCGGGAGACCATTCGCAAAAAGGTCAAGGTAGAAGGCAAGCACAAGAAGCAGTCCGGCGGTCATGGACAGTACGGGCATGTATGGATCGAGTTTGAGCCCTGCATGGGGGATGACCTGGTATTTGAGGAACGGGTATTCGGCGGAGCCGTGCCCCGGAATTTCTTCCCGGCTGTGGAAAAGGGCTTGCAGGAATGCGTCCGGAAGGGCGTGCTGGCTGGCTGTCCGGTGGTGGGCTTGAAGGCGATCCTGGTGGATGGTTCCTACCACCCGGTGGATTCCTCTGAAATGGCATTCAAGATGGCTGCCTCCATTGCCTATAAGGAAGGTCTGCCACAGGCGGATCCGGTGATGCTGGAGCCCATCGGCAGTCTGAATGTGACGGTGCCGGATGAAAATACCGGTGATGTGATGGGCGAGCTGAACAAGCGTCGTGGACGTGTGCTTGGCATGGAGCCGGTTGCTCCGGGCATGACCCTGATCCAGGCGGAGGTGCCCATGCGGGAAATGCAGGACTTTGCCCTGTATCTGCGGCAGTCCACACGAGGCATGGGCGAATTTTCCTTTACCTTCCTGCGGTATGAACAGCTCCCGGCAAATCTGTTGAGTACAGTGATCGCAAGCGTCAATCAGCAGAACGGCTGA
- a CDS encoding TetR/AcrR family transcriptional regulator: MAKQIEGVAERILAAAKQEFLEKGYVDASLRTIAAAADTSTNSIYVRFGDKEGLFSAIVEPVLSEMTERFIKIQEQFHQMDRAAQAARMPEYSDGGTAALLDYMYAHLDAFRLLLDASYGTRFHNFVDELVRIEVEYTYKYMETVGYPANFGDALTEKLLHIVTTSRFESIFEVIRHGMSREEAAEYIQLLSRYHRTGFLAIFGTGTP; this comes from the coding sequence ATGGCAAAACAAATTGAAGGCGTAGCAGAACGGATCCTTGCGGCAGCCAAGCAAGAATTTCTGGAAAAGGGCTATGTGGATGCTTCCCTACGGACCATTGCAGCGGCAGCTGATACCAGCACCAACTCCATTTATGTCCGCTTCGGCGATAAGGAAGGGTTGTTTTCCGCCATCGTTGAACCGGTACTCAGTGAAATGACCGAGCGCTTTATCAAGATCCAGGAGCAGTTCCATCAAATGGATCGTGCTGCTCAGGCTGCCCGAATGCCGGAGTATTCCGACGGAGGCACGGCTGCATTGCTGGATTATATGTATGCGCATTTAGATGCCTTCCGCCTGCTGCTGGATGCATCCTACGGTACACGGTTCCACAATTTTGTGGACGAGCTGGTACGCATTGAGGTTGAATACACATACAAATACATGGAAACGGTAGGATATCCTGCGAACTTTGGAGACGCTTTGACTGAAAAGCTGCTCCACATTGTCACCACTTCCCGGTTTGAGAGTATCTTTGAGGTCATCCGACACGGCATGAGCCGGGAAGAAGCGGCAGAATACATTCAATTGCTGAGCCGGTATCACCGCACCGGATTTTTAGCGATCTTTGGCACAGGCACCCCATAA
- a CDS encoding cellulase family glycosylhydrolase, with protein MRGKKLLACATACAMMATASAAGTFGVMAADGLGGFAWSATEGYQEGTTGVTNGADSVTVSFADTDNGTSNAAGFYHNFDGADWSEYDTLSFTLTNESASDISFAAAVNTGSSWKWHQSDNITVSAGASKDVTLYLKAEEWWYYDADTQTNSLVTIADLYNVQRVNMMIMSTSETATVSGSVTLNGWKLEKSGSGEVVEPKDGFYVDGTVLRDANQNAFEMRGTNYAYTWYKWEGNEEATLKEIAAYGANTVRIVLSDGQQYTKNTAGEVANLISLCEKYKLIAVLEVHDVTGKDDANLLLNAAKYFSEIKSALIGHEDTVIINIANEWQGNTNTSSWESAYIAAVKEIRDAGLTHCIMCDAGGWGQGYVTVRDGGSAVLASDPEKNVMFSVHMYGTAGGNAATIKSVIDGIMTRNLCLVIGEFGYKHSDGEVDEAYIMEYCKDVQIGWMAWSWYGNGSPVEYLDMSSANAGGTLSADWGEVVVNGKNGWKETSKVCSVYADAPITTTTTEPVVTTTTTEETTTTTTEAETTMAEVSTTTTTTTTVAETSTEAGETTTTTTTQTVATLYGDVDCNGVVEINDIVLLARYIAQDQGIPAISAEGLANANCVQDTNVDSSDLTQIARYLAHLITAEELVVTDTTNN; from the coding sequence ATGAGAGGGAAGAAACTACTTGCATGCGCTACTGCATGCGCAATGATGGCTACCGCATCTGCCGCAGGCACCTTTGGTGTTATGGCTGCGGATGGCCTGGGCGGCTTCGCATGGTCTGCCACAGAAGGATACCAGGAGGGTACCACCGGCGTGACCAACGGTGCGGATTCCGTCACAGTCAGCTTTGCTGATACGGACAACGGTACAAGCAATGCAGCTGGATTTTACCACAACTTTGACGGGGCAGACTGGTCCGAGTATGATACGCTGAGCTTTACGCTGACCAACGAAAGCGCCAGCGACATCAGCTTTGCAGCAGCAGTCAACACCGGATCGTCCTGGAAGTGGCACCAGAGCGACAATATCACCGTCAGTGCCGGAGCATCCAAGGATGTGACCCTGTATCTGAAGGCAGAGGAGTGGTGGTACTATGATGCAGACACCCAGACCAATTCCCTGGTGACGATTGCAGACCTGTATAATGTACAGCGTGTCAATATGATGATTATGTCCACCAGCGAGACTGCAACTGTCAGCGGTTCTGTTACTCTGAACGGCTGGAAGCTGGAGAAATCCGGAAGCGGTGAGGTGGTTGAGCCGAAGGATGGGTTCTACGTAGACGGCACGGTACTGCGGGATGCAAACCAGAACGCATTTGAAATGCGGGGCACCAACTACGCTTACACCTGGTACAAGTGGGAGGGCAACGAAGAAGCCACTCTCAAGGAAATTGCGGCTTACGGTGCAAATACAGTCCGGATCGTACTGTCCGACGGTCAGCAGTATACCAAGAACACAGCAGGCGAGGTTGCAAATCTCATCAGTCTGTGCGAAAAGTATAAGCTGATTGCCGTTCTGGAGGTTCATGATGTGACCGGTAAGGATGATGCAAATCTGCTGCTGAATGCTGCAAAGTATTTCAGCGAGATCAAGTCCGCCCTGATCGGACACGAGGATACGGTCATCATCAACATTGCCAACGAATGGCAGGGTAACACCAACACCAGCAGCTGGGAGAGTGCTTACATTGCCGCTGTAAAGGAGATCCGTGACGCTGGTCTGACCCACTGCATCATGTGTGACGCAGGCGGTTGGGGTCAGGGTTATGTGACCGTTCGGGACGGCGGCAGCGCAGTGCTGGCATCCGACCCGGAGAAGAATGTGATGTTCTCTGTACATATGTATGGTACCGCAGGCGGCAACGCTGCTACGATCAAGAGCGTCATTGACGGCATTATGACCCGGAATCTTTGCCTGGTAATTGGCGAGTTTGGCTATAAGCATTCCGATGGCGAGGTTGATGAAGCATACATTATGGAATACTGTAAGGATGTACAGATCGGCTGGATGGCATGGAGCTGGTACGGCAACGGCAGCCCGGTTGAGTACCTGGATATGTCCTCTGCAAATGCCGGCGGCACCCTGTCTGCTGACTGGGGCGAGGTTGTAGTAAACGGCAAGAATGGCTGGAAGGAAACCTCTAAGGTATGCTCTGTGTATGCGGATGCACCGATCACAACTACCACCACTGAGCCTGTTGTGACCACCACTACAACAGAGGAGACTACCACAACTACAACGGAAGCAGAAACCACAATGGCAGAAGTAAGTACCACGACGACTACTACCACAACAGTTGCTGAGACCAGTACAGAGGCTGGCGAAACCACAACCACTACAACCACCCAGACTGTAGCTACCCTGTACGGCGATGTAGACTGCAACGGCGTGGTCGAGATCAATGATATCGTTCTGCTGGCTCGGTACATTGCACAGGATCAGGGTATTCCCGCAATCTCCGCAGAAGGTCTTGCAAATGCAAACTGCGTCCAGGATACAAATGTGGATTCAAGTGACCTGACGCAGATCGCACGGTATCTGGCACATCTGATTACTGCTGAGGAACTGGTTGTTACTGATACTACAAACAACTGA
- a CDS encoding M23 family metallopeptidase, giving the protein MKKSRSSASNVLAGKGFYIALSLCVAMVGAACYFAYTQTSNDLSAQLESSLQSEQSVSFTKENVPKSTTSAPSTTTYTRTTTTTPAVTEAMVPATAEPAAVQSAPAAPVNKPTPTPKPVMPVEGDVLNPFSNGELVKSATTGAWQTHNGADLAAEIGDDVVSIAAGTVKSVEEDGLLGVCVTIDHGNGIVSRYCNLNSGVTVTAGDEVKGGDAIGAVGDTAEIESADPSHLHFEVYRDGIFIDPMAYIQGKAE; this is encoded by the coding sequence ATGAAAAAGTCAAGATCCAGTGCATCCAATGTACTTGCAGGAAAGGGGTTTTACATTGCTTTATCCCTATGTGTTGCCATGGTGGGCGCCGCCTGCTACTTTGCCTATACCCAGACAAGCAATGACCTGTCCGCCCAGTTGGAATCCAGTCTCCAGTCAGAACAGAGCGTATCCTTTACAAAAGAAAATGTGCCGAAATCCACAACCTCCGCACCTTCCACCACCACATACACCCGGACAACCACTACAACACCTGCTGTCACAGAAGCTATGGTGCCTGCAACCGCAGAACCCGCAGCCGTTCAATCCGCCCCGGCAGCCCCGGTAAACAAGCCGACCCCCACCCCTAAACCGGTGATGCCGGTAGAGGGTGATGTGCTCAATCCCTTCAGCAATGGGGAACTGGTCAAATCCGCAACCACTGGTGCCTGGCAAACCCACAACGGTGCGGATCTTGCCGCAGAGATTGGCGATGACGTGGTGAGCATTGCGGCAGGAACGGTCAAATCCGTTGAGGAGGACGGCCTGCTTGGGGTATGTGTCACCATCGATCACGGCAACGGCATCGTCAGCCGCTACTGTAATCTGAACAGCGGCGTCACCGTCACCGCCGGAGACGAGGTCAAAGGAGGCGATGCAATCGGCGCCGTAGGCGATACGGCGGAAATCGAAAGCGCCGATCCCTCCCATCTGCATTTTGAGGTATACCGGGACGGAATATTCATTGACCCGATGGCATATATTCAGGGCAAAGCAGAATAA